A DNA window from Gillisia sp. Hel1_33_143 contains the following coding sequences:
- a CDS encoding ATP-dependent DNA ligase: protein MKQFAELIRTLDSTNKTTLKVEALTHYFKIAAPKDKVWAIAILSHRRPPRPVNTTLLRQWASELANIPAWLFEESYHIVGDLAETIALIVPASSSSSDKSLTQFLQEIIELKKKSDEEKKEYLFSNWRDLNYYERFVFSKLITGSFRIGVSQKLMTRALSKATEIDEDILAYKLMGNWEPSKISFDQLILQENEEDYLSKPYPFYLAYAVENDVKDLGDVSDWSAEHKWDGIRSQVIVRNNELFVWSRGEELVTDKYPEFQAFVGTLPNGTVLDGEILPFPDNEIGTFNDLQTRIGRKTVSKALLKKTPVILKAYDILEWEGKDVRELAFSERRKILEELYSKVKNEDIPLHLSEKISFNSWEEVAIERDRAREERSEGLMLKRLDSPYLVGRKKGDWWKWKVDPLTIDAVLTYAMRGHGRRSNLFTDYTFGLWDEEKKELVTFAKAYSGLTDEEFRKVDAWIKKNTLDRFGPVRSVTPHHVFEIAFEGVAASGRHKSGVATRFPRILRWRKDKKIEEANTVEDLKALIP from the coding sequence ATGAAACAATTTGCAGAATTAATAAGAACCTTAGATAGCACTAACAAAACCACCTTAAAGGTAGAAGCGCTCACGCATTATTTTAAAATTGCAGCTCCAAAAGATAAGGTTTGGGCTATTGCAATACTGTCTCACAGAAGACCACCTCGCCCTGTAAATACTACTTTGTTAAGACAATGGGCTTCAGAATTGGCAAATATTCCCGCGTGGCTCTTTGAGGAATCGTATCATATTGTTGGAGATCTTGCTGAAACTATTGCACTTATAGTTCCTGCCTCCAGTTCCTCTTCAGATAAAAGTCTAACTCAATTCTTGCAAGAGATCATCGAGTTGAAGAAAAAATCTGATGAGGAAAAGAAAGAATATCTGTTCAGCAATTGGAGAGATCTTAATTATTACGAACGCTTTGTTTTTAGTAAACTCATCACTGGTAGTTTTAGAATTGGAGTAAGCCAGAAATTAATGACTCGTGCGCTTTCAAAAGCTACAGAAATTGATGAGGATATTTTGGCTTACAAACTCATGGGAAACTGGGAGCCAAGTAAAATTTCTTTTGATCAGTTGATTTTACAAGAAAATGAAGAAGATTATTTGTCTAAACCTTATCCTTTTTACCTCGCGTATGCTGTGGAGAATGATGTTAAAGATTTGGGAGATGTTTCAGATTGGAGTGCAGAGCACAAATGGGACGGAATTAGAAGTCAGGTGATCGTTAGAAATAATGAACTTTTTGTATGGAGTAGAGGAGAAGAACTGGTTACAGATAAATATCCTGAATTTCAAGCTTTTGTGGGTACGTTGCCTAACGGAACTGTGTTAGATGGCGAGATCTTACCCTTTCCAGATAATGAAATAGGAACTTTTAATGATCTGCAAACCAGAATTGGTAGAAAAACAGTTTCTAAAGCCTTGCTAAAAAAAACACCTGTTATTTTAAAGGCGTATGATATTTTAGAATGGGAAGGAAAAGATGTTCGAGAATTAGCATTTTCGGAACGAAGAAAGATCTTGGAAGAACTTTATAGCAAAGTGAAAAATGAAGATATTCCGCTACATCTTTCAGAAAAAATATCTTTTAATTCCTGGGAAGAAGTAGCAATAGAAAGAGATCGTGCACGAGAAGAACGATCTGAAGGCCTAATGCTGAAGCGATTGGATTCACCTTATTTGGTGGGTAGAAAAAAAGGAGATTGGTGGAAATGGAAGGTAGATCCTTTAACTATAGATGCGGTGCTCACTTATGCAATGCGGGGTCATGGAAGAAGATCAAACCTTTTTACAGATTACACCTTCGGACTTTGGGATGAAGAAAAAAAGGAACTGGTTACTTTTGCAAAAGCTTATTCCGGCCTTACCGATGAAGAATTTAGAAAAGTAGATGCTTGGATCAAGAAAAACACACTGGATAGATTTGGTCCGGTACGAAGCGTTACGCCGCATCATGTTTTTGAGATCGCTTTTGAAGGAGTAGCGGCATCTGGCAGACATAAAAGTGGGGTGGCTACTCGTTTTCCACGAATCTTACGCTGGAGAAAAGACAAAAAAATTGAAGAGGCCAATACTGTAGAAGATCTTAAGGCATTAATACCGTAG
- a CDS encoding ligase-associated DNA damage response DEXH box helicase, which translates to MNRTELYNLAENWFEQQNWKPFAFQKQTWKAFLQAKNGLLNAPTGSGKTYALWIPIVLDYIKQNPDYKTKHRKGLKAIWITPLRALSVEIEQSARRFAEEMGTSLTVGIRTGDTSMKERAAQKKSMPDLLITTPESLQLLLSSKGYDKTFKDLNAIVVDEWHELLGTKRGVQVELGLSRLKTISKGLKIWGISATIGNLQQAREVLLGPESEAFKNSELIRAKLDKKISVRSIIPEKMEKFPWRGHLGLHLIDEVVPIINNSKTTLLFTNTRSQCELWFQKLMQKYPEFAGDVAMHHGSINKETRLWVEEAIRNESLKAVVCTSSLDLGVDFAPVETIIQIGGPKGVARFIQRAGRSGHQPGKESVIYFLPTHAIELIEAAALQKAVSQTVVEDRIPYLMSFDVLVQYLVTLAVSDGFFPKDIYPEIKSTFCFQGISEDQWIWILNFITKGSQSLQAYDEYKKVEIEEDGKFKVNNRGIAMRHRLQIGTIVSDAMLSVKYMKGGYIGTIEEWFISKLNPGDAFTFAGRNLELVKIKGMQVLVRQSKKKNSKVPSWMGGRMAFSAQMSELLRAEMYEAAESVNSKSIKSPELKALQPILLRQKLESIIPTKNEFLIETFKTREGYHAIFYPFEGRFVHEAMGSLLAYRISLLLPISFTIAFNDYGFELLSDQEIDMEQVLDNDLFSSAYLMDDLYKSLNATEMARRKFRDIAVIAGMVFTGYPNKLVKSKHLQSSSQLVFSVFRDYEPDNLLFLQAFRETFEHQLEEGRLRLALERISTQQIVWKACEKPTPFSFPIITDRLREKLSSEKLEDRIKRMLQQWEK; encoded by the coding sequence ATGAACAGAACCGAACTTTATAATTTAGCTGAAAACTGGTTTGAGCAACAAAACTGGAAACCATTTGCATTTCAGAAACAAACCTGGAAGGCTTTTTTACAAGCTAAGAACGGACTTCTAAATGCACCTACCGGAAGTGGGAAAACCTATGCTTTATGGATTCCGATAGTATTGGATTATATAAAGCAAAATCCCGATTATAAAACTAAACATAGAAAAGGCCTCAAAGCCATTTGGATCACTCCGTTGCGCGCACTTTCTGTAGAGATCGAGCAATCTGCAAGAAGATTTGCAGAAGAAATGGGGACGTCGTTAACGGTGGGAATTAGAACTGGAGATACTTCTATGAAAGAGCGTGCAGCTCAGAAAAAGAGCATGCCAGATCTTTTAATAACCACTCCGGAGAGTTTGCAATTACTCTTATCTTCTAAAGGTTATGATAAGACCTTTAAAGATCTAAATGCTATTGTGGTAGATGAGTGGCATGAACTTTTGGGAACCAAACGCGGAGTTCAGGTGGAATTAGGATTATCTAGGCTTAAAACAATTTCAAAAGGATTAAAGATCTGGGGAATTTCAGCAACCATTGGAAATCTTCAGCAAGCGCGAGAAGTTTTATTGGGCCCGGAATCTGAAGCTTTTAAAAATTCAGAATTAATAAGAGCAAAACTGGACAAAAAGATCTCCGTAAGATCTATAATTCCAGAGAAAATGGAAAAATTTCCTTGGCGTGGGCATTTGGGATTGCACTTGATAGATGAGGTTGTTCCAATTATCAATAATTCTAAAACTACGCTGCTTTTTACCAATACGAGATCTCAATGTGAACTTTGGTTTCAGAAATTAATGCAGAAATATCCTGAATTTGCCGGAGATGTCGCCATGCATCATGGAAGTATAAATAAAGAAACCAGGCTATGGGTAGAAGAAGCAATTAGAAATGAAAGTTTAAAAGCGGTGGTTTGTACTTCCAGTTTAGATCTTGGAGTAGATTTTGCACCTGTAGAGACGATTATTCAAATTGGAGGGCCTAAGGGAGTAGCACGTTTTATTCAAAGAGCGGGGAGAAGTGGCCACCAACCCGGAAAAGAAAGTGTGATCTATTTTCTCCCAACGCATGCCATAGAGTTAATAGAAGCTGCAGCCCTTCAAAAAGCAGTTTCTCAAACGGTGGTGGAAGATAGAATTCCCTATTTAATGAGTTTTGATGTGCTCGTTCAATATCTGGTTACACTTGCAGTTTCTGACGGATTTTTTCCGAAGGATATCTATCCTGAAATAAAGTCTACTTTTTGTTTTCAAGGTATAAGCGAAGATCAGTGGATCTGGATACTGAATTTTATTACTAAAGGAAGTCAGAGTTTGCAGGCTTATGATGAATATAAAAAAGTAGAGATTGAAGAAGATGGTAAATTCAAGGTTAACAATCGCGGAATTGCCATGCGCCACAGACTTCAAATTGGAACTATTGTAAGCGATGCCATGCTGAGTGTGAAATATATGAAGGGCGGATATATTGGAACTATAGAAGAATGGTTCATTTCCAAATTGAATCCCGGAGATGCTTTTACATTTGCAGGTAGAAATCTAGAGCTAGTAAAGATCAAAGGAATGCAGGTTTTGGTAAGGCAGTCTAAAAAGAAAAATTCTAAAGTGCCGAGCTGGATGGGGGGAAGAATGGCCTTTTCTGCACAAATGAGTGAATTATTACGTGCAGAAATGTATGAAGCTGCAGAATCTGTAAATAGTAAATCTATAAAATCTCCGGAACTGAAAGCTTTGCAACCAATTTTATTGCGACAAAAGCTAGAATCTATAATTCCCACCAAAAACGAATTTTTGATAGAAACCTTTAAGACCCGTGAAGGATATCATGCCATTTTCTATCCTTTTGAAGGGAGGTTTGTGCATGAAGCCATGGGTAGTTTATTGGCGTATAGAATTAGTTTGTTGTTGCCAATTTCCTTTACCATTGCGTTTAACGATTACGGATTTGAATTGCTTTCAGATCAAGAAATTGATATGGAACAAGTGCTAGATAACGATCTATTTTCTTCTGCATATCTTATGGATGATCTTTATAAGAGTTTGAATGCTACCGAAATGGCACGAAGAAAATTTAGAGATATAGCCGTTATTGCAGGGATGGTGTTTACAGGATATCCAAATAAGTTGGTAAAGAGTAAGCATTTGCAATCTAGCTCTCAATTGGTTTTCAGCGTTTTTAGAGATTACGAGCCCGATAATTTGTTATTCTTGCAAGCCTTCAGAGAAACCTTTGAGCATCAATTGGAAGAAGGAAGGCTTAGATTGGCTTTAGAGCGAATCTCTACTCAACAAATTGTTTGGAAAGCCTGCGAAAAACCAACTCCATTTTCATTTCCTATTATTACAGATAGACTTCGAGAGAAATTGTCTTCAGAAAAATTGGAAGACCGCATCAAACGAATGCTGCAACAATGGGAAAAGTAG
- a CDS encoding aspartate kinase, translating to MDIYKFGGASVKDASGVKNVLKVLNTTGIDDKMIVISAMGKMTNAFELVISEYLQTGKIPVDSLNYIKEYHYQLAEELFENTEGVVFDKMNDFFKELYNFMKHNKSLQYDFVYDQIVCYGELISTTIVSEYFKSQAVDHTWIDARNYIKTDSTYRDATVNWTKTQENISGLKPNNLYLTQGFIATDTNNFTTTLGREGSDYTAAIFAYCLNAEKVTIWKDVPGVLNGDPRIFENPTLLDQISYEEAIELAFYGASVIHPKTLQPLQRKEIPLYVRSFLEPDGKGTAVSKGQTLIPSIPCFIVKKNQVLISLSSLDFSFMVEENISEIFRLFHLYQMKVDLIQNSAISFSVCVDNRFNNLEKLIQHLKARFKVEFLTEVSLYTIRHFDERAINSLEKDKEVLLKQVTQNTVQLVTRN from the coding sequence ATGGACATATATAAATTCGGTGGGGCATCTGTTAAGGATGCCTCTGGAGTTAAAAATGTTCTTAAAGTGCTCAATACAACAGGGATTGATGATAAAATGATCGTGATCTCTGCTATGGGCAAAATGACCAATGCATTTGAATTGGTTATATCTGAATACCTGCAAACAGGCAAAATTCCTGTGGACAGTTTAAATTATATAAAAGAGTATCATTATCAATTGGCAGAGGAGTTATTTGAAAACACTGAAGGCGTTGTTTTTGATAAGATGAACGATTTTTTCAAAGAGCTTTATAATTTTATGAAGCACAACAAATCTCTGCAATACGATTTTGTATACGATCAAATTGTGTGTTATGGAGAATTGATCTCTACAACTATTGTTAGCGAATATTTTAAATCTCAGGCTGTAGATCATACTTGGATAGATGCCAGAAATTATATTAAAACAGATAGTACGTATAGAGATGCTACGGTGAACTGGACCAAAACTCAAGAAAATATTTCGGGTTTAAAACCTAATAACTTATACCTAACGCAGGGTTTTATTGCTACAGATACTAATAACTTTACCACAACCTTAGGGAGAGAAGGAAGTGATTATACCGCTGCTATTTTTGCGTATTGTTTAAATGCCGAGAAGGTTACCATTTGGAAAGATGTACCGGGAGTATTGAATGGAGATCCCAGAATATTCGAAAATCCAACACTATTAGACCAAATCTCTTATGAAGAGGCAATAGAGCTAGCATTTTACGGAGCATCTGTAATTCACCCTAAAACCTTACAACCTTTACAACGCAAAGAGATCCCGTTATATGTAAGATCTTTTCTGGAACCCGATGGAAAAGGAACTGCAGTAAGTAAGGGCCAGACATTAATACCGTCTATACCATGCTTTATAGTTAAAAAGAATCAGGTATTGATATCCTTATCATCATTAGATTTCTCTTTTATGGTTGAAGAGAATATTAGTGAGATCTTTAGATTATTTCATTTATATCAGATGAAAGTAGATCTAATTCAAAATTCTGCCATTAGTTTTTCTGTTTGTGTAGACAATAGATTCAATAATCTTGAAAAATTAATTCAGCATTTAAAAGCGAGATTTAAAGTAGAGTTCTTAACAGAGGTATCATTATATACCATTCGTCATTTTGATGAAAGAGCCATTAATTCTTTAGAGAAAGATAAAGAAGTCTTGCTTAAACAGGTGACACAAAATACGGTGCAGCTGGTTACAAGAAACTAA
- a CDS encoding GNAT family N-acetyltransferase, producing MEYNIRPAKKEDLPQILDLIKELAAFEKEPDAVEVDLNTLEEEGFGENPLFNCFVAEVENKIEGMALIYFRFSTWKGRTVHLEDLIVREHMRGTGLGSALYKKVIEFAVEKGVKRTEWVVLDWNKPAVEFYQRSGATVFDNWNTVQMDESAMKKFVKH from the coding sequence ATGGAATATAACATCAGACCAGCAAAAAAAGAAGATCTCCCGCAGATCTTAGATTTGATAAAAGAATTGGCAGCATTTGAAAAAGAACCAGATGCTGTAGAAGTTGATCTAAACACTCTTGAAGAAGAAGGTTTTGGTGAAAACCCTTTATTTAATTGTTTTGTAGCAGAAGTTGAAAATAAGATCGAAGGAATGGCTTTAATCTATTTTAGATTTTCTACCTGGAAGGGCAGAACAGTTCATCTAGAAGATCTTATTGTAAGAGAGCACATGCGTGGTACAGGATTAGGAAGTGCTTTATATAAAAAAGTAATAGAATTCGCGGTTGAAAAAGGAGTTAAACGCACAGAATGGGTAGTATTAGATTGGAATAAACCTGCAGTAGAATTTTATCAACGCAGTGGAGCTACAGTTTTTGATAACTGGAATACTGTACAAATGGATGAAAGTGCTATGAAGAAATTTGTAAAACACTAA
- a CDS encoding GNAT family N-acetyltransferase has translation MDYTIREAEKKDMPQVLELIKELAAYENASDQVEIEISDLEKEGFEEGNFKCFVADVEGKIEGMALVYFRFSTWKGRTVHLEDLIVRESMRGTGLGGALYQTVVKYGHDNGVRRVEWVVSEGNKNAIEFYENTGADIKKNWYTVHMDETGIKKNITK, from the coding sequence ATGGATTATACTATAAGAGAAGCCGAAAAGAAAGACATGCCACAGGTTCTTGAACTTATAAAAGAACTTGCTGCTTACGAAAATGCATCAGATCAGGTAGAAATAGAAATTTCAGATCTTGAGAAAGAAGGATTTGAGGAAGGAAATTTTAAATGCTTTGTTGCAGACGTAGAAGGAAAAATTGAAGGTATGGCCTTGGTGTACTTCAGATTTTCCACCTGGAAAGGAAGAACCGTGCATTTAGAAGATCTTATTGTAAGAGAATCTATGAGAGGAACCGGCCTTGGTGGAGCCTTATACCAAACGGTAGTAAAATATGGTCATGATAATGGCGTTAGAAGAGTAGAATGGGTGGTTTCTGAAGGAAACAAGAATGCCATTGAATTCTATGAAAATACTGGAGCAGATATCAAGAAGAATTGGTACACCGTACATATGGATGAAACCGGGATTAAGAAAAACATTACAAAATAA
- a CDS encoding TerB family tellurite resistance protein has product MSFSDLFGSGEHLRNLGHFAAIVNLAAVDGEINEREEAQLMRFARKLDISEEEYLKVIKNPSSFPIQPPNDFERRLERLHDLFTIIFSDHIIDDEEADLIQRYAIGLGFSSEASKEIINRSIQIFSGQLNFEDYRYLLERK; this is encoded by the coding sequence ATGTCATTTTCAGATTTGTTTGGCTCAGGAGAGCACTTGAGAAATTTAGGCCATTTTGCGGCTATTGTAAACTTAGCAGCCGTAGATGGTGAAATTAATGAGCGCGAAGAAGCTCAATTAATGAGATTTGCTCGAAAGCTAGATATTAGCGAAGAAGAATATCTAAAGGTTATAAAAAATCCTTCTTCTTTTCCTATTCAGCCGCCTAATGATTTTGAAAGAAGATTGGAAAGATTACATGACCTTTTTACAATCATCTTTTCTGATCATATAATAGATGATGAAGAAGCAGACCTAATACAGCGTTATGCAATAGGACTTGGTTTTTCTTCTGAAGCTTCAAAAGAAATAATCAATAGGTCTATCCAAATCTTTAGCGGACAGTTAAATTTTGAAGATTACAGATACCTTTTAGAAAGAAAGTAA
- a CDS encoding GNAT family N-acyltransferase has protein sequence MGIVNAKEVAKVMNLDKWGVFGTSIGWVVLRTTKISQLNKEYEKRKGLSGIDFINSILDGFEVDFEIPPKDLKRIPKTGPFIVISNHPLGGIDGMILMKTLLEHRPDFKIIANFLLHRLDPLRPYIMPVNPFEDHKDAKSSLGGIKQALQHVKDGGVLGIFPAGEVSTNKDEKMIVDKPWEPSAMKLIRKAKVPVIPVYFHAKNSTFFYRLAGMSDVLRTAKLPSEMLSQKKRKINVRIGNAISVADQNANTTLEGYTAFLRRKTYMLANSFEKKSLFDNIPKSIKLPKTPKKIIDETSESLMEVEIETCRRLDKRLLESRNYEVFLAKKEIIPNILSEIGRLREITFREIGEGTNNATDLDDFDDYYYHLFLWDNEAKKIAGAYRMGMGSEIFKNHGINGFYLQDLFRFEPELYTMMSQSIEMGRAFIVKEYQQRPMPLFLLWKGIVHCTLRFPEHKYLIGGVSISNKFSNFSKSLMIEFMKSNYYDPYVAQYIRPKKEFKVKLNDADKDFVFDESEADLNKFDKIIDEIEPDGLRMPVLIKKYIKQNARVIAFNVDPLFNNAIDGLMYIRIADLPESTVKPIMEEFQKELEQKAQHP, from the coding sequence ATGGGAATTGTGAACGCAAAAGAAGTCGCCAAAGTTATGAACCTGGACAAGTGGGGTGTATTTGGAACTTCAATAGGATGGGTTGTTTTGCGAACTACAAAGATCTCTCAGCTCAATAAAGAATACGAAAAGAGAAAGGGTCTCTCTGGAATAGACTTTATAAATTCAATTTTAGATGGTTTTGAGGTAGATTTTGAAATTCCTCCGAAAGATCTAAAGCGGATTCCCAAGACAGGTCCCTTTATTGTGATCTCTAATCACCCTCTTGGTGGTATAGATGGTATGATCTTGATGAAAACATTACTGGAACATCGCCCGGACTTTAAGATCATTGCGAATTTCTTGCTTCATAGATTAGATCCTTTAAGGCCATATATTATGCCTGTAAATCCTTTTGAGGATCACAAGGATGCAAAATCAAGCTTAGGCGGAATTAAACAAGCGCTTCAGCATGTAAAAGACGGAGGAGTACTTGGAATATTTCCAGCAGGTGAAGTTTCTACCAATAAGGATGAAAAAATGATCGTAGATAAACCTTGGGAACCTTCTGCAATGAAGCTTATTAGAAAAGCAAAGGTCCCAGTAATTCCGGTTTATTTTCATGCTAAGAATAGTACTTTTTTCTATAGACTTGCAGGAATGAGCGATGTATTAAGAACTGCAAAGCTTCCTAGCGAAATGCTTTCTCAGAAGAAGAGAAAAATAAATGTAAGAATTGGAAATGCTATTTCTGTGGCAGATCAAAACGCTAATACAACGCTGGAAGGTTACACGGCATTTCTTAGAAGAAAAACTTATATGTTGGCTAATTCTTTTGAAAAAAAGAGCCTTTTTGATAATATTCCAAAGAGTATAAAACTTCCTAAAACTCCCAAGAAGATTATAGATGAGACCAGTGAGAGTTTAATGGAAGTAGAAATTGAAACTTGCAGAAGACTCGATAAACGTCTTTTAGAAAGTAGAAATTACGAGGTCTTTTTAGCAAAGAAAGAGATCATCCCTAACATTCTTAGTGAGATTGGAAGACTTAGAGAGATCACCTTTAGAGAAATTGGGGAGGGCACCAATAATGCTACAGATCTTGATGATTTTGACGATTATTATTATCACCTTTTTTTATGGGATAATGAGGCAAAAAAGATTGCCGGTGCCTATAGAATGGGAATGGGTTCTGAGATCTTTAAAAATCATGGAATAAATGGTTTCTACCTACAGGATCTCTTTAGATTTGAGCCTGAGCTTTATACAATGATGAGCCAGTCTATAGAAATGGGACGAGCATTTATAGTTAAGGAATATCAACAAAGACCAATGCCATTATTCTTATTATGGAAAGGAATCGTGCATTGTACACTTAGATTCCCGGAGCATAAATATCTTATTGGCGGAGTGAGCATCAGCAATAAATTCTCGAATTTCTCTAAATCATTAATGATAGAATTCATGAAATCTAATTATTACGATCCTTATGTGGCTCAATATATTAGACCTAAAAAAGAATTCAAAGTTAAATTGAATGATGCCGATAAAGATTTTGTCTTTGATGAAAGTGAAGCAGATCTTAATAAATTTGATAAGATTATAGATGAAATTGAGCCGGACGGACTTAGAATGCCGGTGCTTATTAAAAAATATATCAAGCAAAATGCACGTGTTATTGCCTTTAATGTAGACCCTCTATTTAATAATGCGATAGATGGATTAATGTATATACGCATTGCAGATCTTCCTGAAAGTACGGTTAAACCAATTATGGAAGAGTTTCAAAAGGAACTGGAACAGAAAGCACAGCATCCTTAA
- a CDS encoding ligase-associated DNA damage response exonuclease produces the protein MKPPLLAFNDKGIYCAEADVYLDPWRPVDKAIISHGHADHSRWGHKQYITHHTNVPIIKHTLGDIQVTGKAWDESFVINNVKFSLHPAGHIIGSSQIRVEYKGEVWVFSGDYKTEDDGVAVPYEPVKCHSFITECTFGLPAFKWLPQDLVMNDINNWWQQNREDGRTSILFGYSLGKAQRLLKFLDPSIGKIYTHGAIENMTEVIRPMLELPETIRITRDTKKEEFKGNIVLAPPSAQGTTWIRKMVPYVTASASGWMAFRGARRRRALDKGFVLSDHCDWQGLLTSIKATGCEKVICTHGYSDIFSKYLTEQGYDARTEATQYEGELGELETKNEQEVIS, from the coding sequence ATGAAACCGCCATTACTAGCATTTAATGATAAGGGAATTTACTGTGCAGAGGCAGATGTATATCTAGACCCGTGGAGACCTGTAGATAAAGCAATCATTTCTCATGGGCACGCAGATCATTCTCGTTGGGGCCACAAACAATATATTACGCATCACACCAATGTGCCCATCATTAAGCATACGTTGGGTGACATTCAAGTAACAGGAAAAGCTTGGGATGAATCTTTTGTAATTAATAATGTAAAATTTTCATTACACCCTGCCGGTCATATTATAGGTTCATCACAAATAAGAGTAGAATATAAGGGAGAGGTTTGGGTTTTTTCAGGCGATTATAAAACCGAAGATGATGGAGTAGCAGTACCCTACGAGCCAGTTAAATGCCATAGTTTTATTACGGAATGTACTTTTGGTCTGCCAGCTTTTAAGTGGTTACCGCAAGATCTCGTAATGAATGATATTAATAACTGGTGGCAGCAAAATAGAGAAGATGGGCGAACTTCTATCTTATTTGGTTATTCCCTAGGGAAAGCACAACGACTTCTAAAATTTTTAGATCCTTCTATAGGGAAGATATATACGCATGGTGCTATAGAGAATATGACAGAAGTGATTCGGCCTATGTTAGAACTTCCGGAAACCATCAGAATTACTAGAGATACTAAAAAAGAAGAATTTAAAGGAAATATAGTTTTGGCACCTCCAAGTGCACAAGGAACTACTTGGATACGGAAAATGGTACCGTATGTAACCGCTTCTGCAAGTGGTTGGATGGCTTTTCGAGGTGCAAGACGAAGAAGAGCTTTAGATAAAGGTTTTGTATTGTCAGACCATTGTGATTGGCAAGGATTACTTACTTCTATAAAAGCTACAGGTTGTGAAAAAGTAATTTGTACACATGGTTATTCTGATATTTTCTCAAAATATCTAACGGAACAGGGATATGATGCAAGAACAGAAGCCACTCAATATGAAGGAGAATTAGGCGAATTGGAAACTAAAAATGAGCAGGAGGTGATATCATGA
- the fbp gene encoding class 1 fructose-bisphosphatase, whose amino-acid sequence MATKNQTLGEFIIENQQDFAYSSGELSRLINSIRLAAKVVNHEVNKAGLVDIIGAFGETNIQGEEQQKLDVYADKTFIRTLTNREIVCGIASEENDDFITIEGCNKDNKNKYVVLIDPLDGSSNIDVNVSVGTIFSIYRRVTPVGSPVTIEDFLQPGNKQVASGYIIYGTSTMLVYTTGNGVNGFTLNPALGSWYLSHPDMKIPETGNIYSINEGNYVHFPQGVKDYIKYCQEEKDNRPYTSRYIGSMVSDIHRNMIKGGIYIYPKSSKSESGKLRLLYECNPMAFIVEQAGGKATDGYSRIMDLNPSELHQRVPFFCGSTTMVEKAEEFMAKYEE is encoded by the coding sequence ATGGCTACAAAGAATCAAACCTTAGGTGAATTTATTATTGAAAATCAGCAAGATTTCGCATATTCTTCAGGAGAACTTTCACGATTAATAAATTCTATAAGATTGGCTGCGAAAGTGGTAAATCACGAGGTAAATAAAGCCGGTTTAGTAGACATTATTGGTGCCTTTGGAGAAACAAATATCCAAGGAGAAGAGCAGCAAAAACTGGATGTATATGCAGATAAGACTTTTATAAGAACCCTTACCAATAGAGAGATTGTTTGTGGAATTGCTTCTGAAGAAAATGACGATTTTATTACCATTGAAGGTTGTAATAAAGATAACAAGAACAAATATGTTGTTTTAATAGACCCCTTAGATGGAAGCTCTAATATAGATGTAAATGTTTCTGTGGGAACCATCTTTTCTATTTATAGAAGAGTAACTCCAGTTGGAAGTCCGGTAACTATTGAAGATTTTTTACAACCCGGGAATAAGCAAGTAGCTTCTGGATATATTATTTACGGTACATCTACTATGTTAGTATATACCACTGGAAATGGAGTAAATGGATTTACCTTGAATCCTGCTCTTGGGTCTTGGTATTTATCTCATCCGGATATGAAAATTCCTGAGACTGGAAATATATATTCTATAAATGAAGGGAATTACGTGCATTTCCCTCAGGGAGTGAAGGATTATATCAAATACTGTCAGGAAGAAAAAGACAATAGGCCATATACTTCAAGATATATTGGATCTATGGTAAGTGATATTCATAGAAATATGATAAAAGGAGGGATTTATATTTATCCTAAAAGTTCAAAATCTGAATCTGGAAAATTAAGATTGTTATATGAATGTAACCCGATGGCTTTTATTGTAGAGCAAGCCGGTGGAAAGGCAACAGATGGTTACAGTAGAATAATGGACCTAAATCCTTCAGAATTACACCAAAGAGTTCCATTCTTTTGTGGAAGTACTACGATGGTAGAAAAAGCTGAAGAATTTATGGCCAAATATGAAGAGTAA